In Pseudanabaena sp. BC1403, the following are encoded in one genomic region:
- a CDS encoding bile acid:sodium symporter family protein codes for MQESMFTTLILPIALALIMLGMGLSLKFEDFQRITKYPKAVSVGLFSQIVLLPIIGFIITQIVAMPPAIAVGLMIISIAPGGVSSNMITYLAGGDVALSVTLTVCSSIITIFTIPILANLALNHFIGQSAAISLPIGTTMGQIFLITIIPVVIGMYIQYRFPELSRSLEKVTSRLAIGFLALIILILVIREWSRLPEFIVQAGVGVILLNLFSMVAGFVISKLLKLSSSQQICIAIEVGIQNGTLAIAITAGMLGNQDMAIPAAIYSLFMYMTGFGAILYGKSLSKNALV; via the coding sequence ATGCAAGAAAGTATGTTTACGACTCTAATCTTACCCATTGCCTTAGCTCTAATCATGCTGGGGATGGGACTATCACTAAAGTTTGAGGATTTCCAACGGATTACAAAATATCCTAAAGCGGTGTCAGTGGGATTATTTAGTCAAATCGTCCTGTTACCAATCATCGGCTTTATAATTACACAGATTGTAGCAATGCCGCCTGCGATCGCAGTGGGATTGATGATTATTTCCATTGCCCCTGGTGGTGTGTCATCAAACATGATTACTTACCTCGCTGGTGGAGATGTAGCTTTGTCGGTGACATTGACGGTATGTAGTAGCATAATCACCATATTTACGATTCCGATCCTTGCAAATCTAGCTCTAAATCATTTTATCGGACAGAGCGCAGCGATCTCTTTGCCCATTGGAACAACAATGGGGCAGATCTTTTTAATTACGATTATTCCTGTTGTGATAGGAATGTATATACAGTATAGGTTTCCTGAGCTTTCCCGCAGTTTAGAAAAGGTTACTAGTCGCCTAGCAATCGGCTTTCTCGCTTTAATTATTCTGATTCTCGTTATTCGCGAATGGAGCCGATTACCTGAGTTTATTGTGCAGGCAGGTGTAGGAGTGATTTTGCTTAACTTGTTCTCAATGGTCGCAGGTTTTGTGATCAGTAAACTACTAAAGCTCAGTTCATCGCAGCAGATTTGTATAGCAATCGAAGTTGGAATACAGAATGGAACTTTAGCGATCGCGATTACAGCAGGAATGTTGGGAAATCAAGATATGGCAATCCCTGCGGCTATTTATAGTCTGTTCATGTATATGACTGGATTTGGGGCAATTCTCTATGGCAAGAGCTTATCGAAGAATGCCTTAGTTTGA
- a CDS encoding Hsp70 family protein has translation MEYAIDFGTSNTVIARINENGEMETVKLADYSSLIADNPPLIPSFVYVQDAAKEQVLIGQEVSDRGLDNKSNKGEQRFFKAFKRAIGSNMSMFVPEVDGREIEFELVGEWFLKKIIESLPDVDSLIFTVPVDSFESYRNWLGEVCEKLTVNQVRILDEPTAAALGYGINGGDETILVVDFGGGTLDLSLVKLSFAQLQTESTQPKSPLGFLLKWGDRTVKNKPLTNNQSSQTAKVLAKTGQNLGGIDIDNWIIDYFHSTLGLPKNSLIDRLAERIKIALSNAESSTEVYFNDQTFESYELTLTRSQLNQILEQHKFFINLDSALDRIRQQANRQNIDLDQIEAVLLVGGTSQIPTVKEWAVRHFPVEKVKANKPFEAIAHGAISQGWELKDFLYHSYGVRFWDKRYKKHNWHTIIKSGETYPLLKPVELTLGASVVDQPSIELVIGELGETNVEVYFEDDRLVTRVLDVKQVAAQILNENSKAIAKLDPLGQTGSDRIKVSFQVDEKRTLRITVLDLLTKQNLLADIPVVQLV, from the coding sequence ATGGAATATGCAATTGATTTCGGGACGAGTAATACCGTTATAGCGAGAATTAATGAGAATGGAGAAATGGAAACGGTCAAACTAGCTGACTATAGCAGCCTCATTGCTGACAATCCGCCATTGATTCCTAGCTTTGTCTATGTGCAGGATGCTGCCAAAGAGCAGGTGCTAATTGGTCAAGAGGTTAGCGATCGCGGTTTAGACAACAAGAGTAATAAAGGCGAACAGCGATTTTTTAAAGCTTTCAAAAGAGCGATTGGCTCTAATATGTCCATGTTTGTACCAGAAGTAGATGGACGCGAAATAGAATTTGAACTAGTGGGAGAATGGTTTTTAAAAAAAATCATTGAGAGCTTACCAGATGTTGACTCATTAATATTTACGGTTCCAGTTGATAGCTTTGAGTCATATCGTAATTGGCTTGGAGAAGTTTGCGAGAAACTAACCGTAAATCAGGTGCGAATCCTAGACGAGCCTACTGCTGCTGCTTTGGGATATGGAATTAATGGTGGTGATGAAACTATCTTAGTAGTAGATTTTGGCGGTGGTACGTTAGATTTGTCATTAGTAAAATTATCTTTTGCGCAACTACAAACGGAATCTACCCAACCCAAATCACCTTTAGGTTTCTTATTAAAATGGGGCGATCGCACAGTTAAAAATAAACCTTTAACTAATAATCAAAGTTCACAAACCGCTAAAGTTCTCGCCAAAACTGGGCAAAATCTTGGTGGCATTGATATTGATAATTGGATCATTGATTACTTCCATTCCACTTTAGGCTTGCCGAAGAACTCGCTCATAGACCGCTTAGCTGAACGAATTAAGATCGCTCTTTCTAACGCTGAATCATCAACTGAGGTTTATTTTAATGATCAAACCTTTGAATCCTATGAATTAACTTTGACGCGATCGCAATTAAATCAAATCCTCGAACAGCATAAATTTTTTATTAATCTCGATAGCGCTCTTGATCGCATTCGCCAACAAGCAAATCGCCAAAATATTGATTTAGATCAAATCGAGGCAGTGCTCTTAGTAGGCGGTACATCCCAAATTCCTACTGTAAAAGAATGGGCTGTGCGGCATTTTCCTGTCGAGAAAGTAAAAGCTAATAAACCATTCGAGGCGATCGCTCATGGAGCAATTTCGCAGGGATGGGAATTAAAGGACTTTCTCTATCACAGCTATGGTGTACGCTTTTGGGACAAGCGCTACAAAAAACATAACTGGCATACGATTATTAAATCGGGTGAGACCTATCCATTACTCAAACCAGTAGAACTCACGCTTGGTGCATCTGTTGTCGATCAGCCAAGCATTGAGTTAGTTATTGGTGAGTTGGGTGAAACCAATGTAGAAGTTTATTTTGAAGATGACAGACTTGTTACCCGTGTTTTAGATGTCAAGCAAGTTGCAGCGCAGATTCTCAATGAGAATAGCAAGGCGATCGCGAAGCTTGATCCACTAGGGCAAACTGGTAGCGATCGCATCAAGGTTTCCTTCCAAGTAGACGAAAAGCGCACATTAAGAATTACAGTTCTTGATCTGTTAACCAAACAAAATTTATTAGCAGATATCCCTGTGGTGCAACTTGTATAG
- the eno gene encoding phosphopyruvate hydratase, with amino-acid sequence MTKGTEIIAIAAREILDSRGNPTVEAEVKLANGAIGLAQVPSGASTGSFEAHELRDGDKKRYRGKGVLIAVRNITEKLLPELKGVDALNQELVDRIMIKRDGTPNKSEIGANAILAVSLANAKAASAAIGQPLYRYLGTPLSNVLPVPLMNVINGGAHADNNVDIQEFMIVPLGAPTFKEALRYGAEVFAALSSILHEKGLSTAVGDEGGFAPNLESNQAALELLIDAITKAGYKPGVDVALALDVASNELFKDGNYAIDGKSLSPQEFVNYYEGLISKYPIVSIEDGLEEDQWASWKAMTDQLTNTQLVGDDLFVTNKTRLERGIREGCASAILIKLNQIGSLTETLEAIATADKNGYRSVISHRSGETEDTTIADLAVATRAGQIKTGSLCRSERVAKYNRLLRIEAELGSQAVYAGAVGLGPSR; translated from the coding sequence GTGACTAAAGGCACAGAAATCATTGCGATCGCTGCACGAGAGATCCTCGATTCGCGCGGCAACCCAACCGTTGAGGCGGAAGTCAAACTTGCCAACGGCGCAATCGGTCTCGCACAGGTTCCCAGTGGCGCATCTACAGGTAGTTTTGAAGCCCATGAATTGCGGGATGGAGATAAAAAACGCTACCGAGGCAAAGGGGTTTTAATCGCAGTTCGCAACATTACTGAAAAGCTACTACCCGAACTGAAAGGGGTAGATGCTCTGAATCAAGAACTCGTTGATCGGATTATGATCAAGCGGGACGGCACACCCAATAAATCCGAAATTGGTGCAAATGCGATTTTGGCAGTATCTCTAGCTAATGCCAAAGCAGCATCCGCAGCGATCGGACAGCCTCTATATCGTTATCTGGGCACACCTCTCTCGAATGTTTTGCCAGTTCCCCTGATGAACGTTATCAATGGCGGCGCTCACGCAGATAACAACGTTGATATCCAAGAATTCATGATTGTGCCATTAGGCGCACCGACTTTTAAAGAAGCATTGCGCTACGGTGCGGAAGTATTCGCGGCGCTTAGCTCGATCCTTCATGAAAAAGGCTTATCAACGGCTGTCGGCGACGAAGGTGGATTTGCTCCTAACCTAGAGTCTAACCAAGCAGCTCTAGAATTGCTGATCGACGCAATCACTAAAGCTGGCTATAAACCAGGGGTCGATGTTGCTTTGGCGCTAGATGTCGCATCTAACGAGCTGTTTAAAGATGGCAACTATGCGATCGATGGTAAATCTCTATCTCCTCAAGAGTTTGTCAACTATTACGAAGGTCTGATCTCCAAGTATCCGATTGTCTCGATCGAAGATGGACTGGAAGAAGATCAATGGGCTAGCTGGAAGGCAATGACCGATCAACTCACCAATACTCAGTTGGTGGGTGATGATTTGTTTGTAACCAACAAGACTCGTCTAGAGCGTGGTATTCGTGAAGGTTGCGCTAGTGCAATTTTGATTAAGCTCAATCAGATTGGTAGTTTGACTGAGACTTTGGAGGCGATCGCTACTGCTGACAAGAATGGTTATCGCTCGGTGATCAGCCATCGCTCTGGTGAAACTGAAGATACCACAATCGCCGATCTTGCCGTTGCCACTCGTGCAGGTCAAATCAAAACAGGTTCTCTCTGTCGTAGTGAGCGTGTTGCTAAGTACAACCGTTTGCTAAGAATCGAAGCAGAACTTGGCAGCCAAGCTGTCTATGCTGGCGCTGTTGGTTTAGGACCTTCGCGCTAA
- a CDS encoding cyclic nucleotide-binding domain-containing protein yields MTTIDLFANTKDFEIIPEGQVIFAQGGIADHMYVVIEGEVEIFIDGKLLDTTSAGGIVGEMALIYSSPRSASAIAKTECKLVPVDQKRFNFLVQQTPNFAINVMKIMVERIRKLDALVLSH; encoded by the coding sequence TTGACTACGATTGATTTGTTTGCTAATACCAAAGACTTTGAGATTATCCCAGAAGGGCAAGTAATCTTTGCACAGGGTGGAATCGCGGATCATATGTATGTGGTCATCGAAGGGGAAGTAGAAATTTTTATAGATGGTAAGTTATTGGACACCACGTCTGCTGGCGGCATTGTTGGAGAAATGGCACTGATTTACTCCAGCCCCAGAAGTGCCTCAGCGATCGCCAAAACTGAATGTAAGCTAGTCCCCGTAGATCAAAAGCGGTTTAACTTTTTGGTACAGCAAACTCCTAATTTTGCAATTAACGTGATGAAAATCATGGTTGAAAGAATCAGAAAACTAGATGCTCTTGTTTTATCGCATTAA
- a CDS encoding TIGR00297 family protein codes for MINSFPISQGWLIAIALNTLLGAIALLLPRKVLTTAGICHAWALGITVWGCLGWQGYVVILSYLIVGSGVTRIGKDIKEAKGIAEKRDGARGPENLWGSAATGAFCAIGQAIAPNPLWLLAYVASLSTKLADTTASEIGKAYGKSTFLITTLKPVEAGTEGAVSLEGTIAGVIGSLLMAAIGWAVGLLTSPWDLLWCAIAAFVATNIESLIGATLQEKYDWLTNELVNGINTTIGAAIVVLIAQLLRAFNLKLM; via the coding sequence ATGATAAATAGTTTCCCCATTTCACAGGGCTGGTTGATCGCGATCGCCCTTAATACGCTTCTCGGTGCGATCGCCTTACTATTACCACGTAAAGTCTTAACCACCGCAGGCATTTGTCATGCATGGGCTTTGGGAATTACAGTCTGGGGCTGTCTAGGATGGCAAGGCTATGTCGTTATTTTAAGCTATCTGATCGTCGGTTCGGGGGTAACTCGAATTGGCAAGGATATCAAAGAAGCAAAAGGCATTGCTGAAAAACGCGATGGCGCAAGAGGCCCCGAAAATCTTTGGGGATCGGCGGCGACTGGTGCTTTCTGTGCGATCGGGCAAGCAATTGCTCCCAATCCGCTTTGGTTATTGGCATATGTCGCTAGCCTCAGCACCAAACTTGCGGATACGACTGCTAGCGAAATTGGCAAAGCTTACGGTAAAAGTACATTTTTGATCACCACGCTCAAGCCAGTTGAAGCAGGAACTGAGGGAGCTGTCAGTCTAGAAGGTACAATCGCTGGAGTTATCGGTTCGCTATTAATGGCAGCAATTGGTTGGGCGGTGGGATTACTAACTAGTCCTTGGGATCTGCTTTGGTGTGCGATCGCTGCTTTCGTCGCCACAAATATTGAAAGCTTGATCGGAGCCACTTTACAAGAAAAATATGACTGGCTCACTAATGAACTTGTCAATGGAATTAATACAACTATTGGCGCAGCGATCGTGGTTTTAATTGCACAGTTATTACGAGCTTTTAACCTCAAGTTAATGTAA
- a CDS encoding DUF1361 domain-containing protein, whose protein sequence is MTEALELFWGNLSGFMVWNLFLAIIPCALSFILFAKRSPKRLPLNPIWWFGLATFILFLPNAPYIITDIIHFVDDVRMPNVSDNGIIFILIPQYIVFILLGFQCYVASVMKLIKYLGWLKIIKNTTWLEVSVNFICAFGVYLGRFNRLNSWDLFTNPLNVVRNTIYNFASPNFLFGTILFFITFTGLYYIFKWINMSLVFYWHNRSNQVSA, encoded by the coding sequence ATGACAGAAGCACTTGAGCTGTTTTGGGGAAATTTAAGTGGTTTTATGGTTTGGAATCTTTTCTTAGCAATAATTCCTTGCGCACTTAGTTTTATTTTATTTGCAAAGCGATCGCCAAAACGACTACCTTTAAATCCGATCTGGTGGTTCGGCTTAGCAACTTTCATCTTATTTTTGCCCAATGCGCCTTATATCATTACCGATATTATTCATTTTGTGGATGATGTCCGAATGCCAAACGTTTCTGACAACGGCATAATCTTCATCTTAATTCCGCAATATATCGTTTTTATATTATTAGGTTTTCAGTGCTACGTGGCTTCAGTCATGAAGCTCATCAAATATTTAGGTTGGCTGAAGATAATTAAAAATACAACTTGGCTCGAAGTAAGCGTAAATTTTATCTGCGCTTTTGGTGTGTATTTGGGACGATTTAATCGATTAAATAGTTGGGATTTGTTCACTAACCCCCTAAATGTTGTTCGCAATACAATTTATAACTTTGCAAGCCCTAATTTTCTCTTTGGCACAATTTTATTTTTCATCACCTTTACTGGGCTTTATTACATTTTCAAATGGATTAATATGTCGCTAGTCTTCTACTGGCACAATCGCTCTAACCAAGTTTCGGCATAA
- a CDS encoding S9 family peptidase, whose product MPLATYGSWKSPISSDLIVSSSIRLGAIAIDGGNVYWNEGRPQELGRNVIMRYDMDGNYREMTPASINVRSLVHEYGGGEYLVSDGRIYFSNFSDRRIYRKVGGGSCKPLTTESAYRYADFVWNRIYGKLICVREDHTSGGEPINTLVAVDTSNGEDIQVLVTGADFYASPRLNSTGDKLAWISWNHPNMPWDGTELWVADLVESDTGVLTIQNPQLVAGGTEESIFQPEWSPDGKLYFVSDRTGWWNLYRTSVEDIAIEAICPKSAEFGLPQWVFGMSTYDFTGDGKILCSYTEHGKSHLAILDPANLEIGLQEISTPFSSISGLHCEGDHAVFHGGSATEPTAIILMDLRTGTYQKVRVASDLQLDPDYISAAQPIEFPTENGKTSYGLFYPPKNKDFQADDSEKPPLLVKSHGGPTASTSGSLSLGIQYWTSRGFAVLDVNYGGSTGYGREYRDRLKGNWGIVDVDDCANGAKFLADKGLVDGDRLAISGGSAGGYTTLCALTFRDDFKAGASHYGICDLEALATDTHKFESRYLDSLIGKYPEQKEIYIQRSPIHFTEKLSCAIAFFQGLEDKVVPPNQAEMMVDALRQKGLPVAYVPFEGEQHGFRKAENIKRALDGEFYFYAQIFGFSPADEIEAIAIENQ is encoded by the coding sequence ATGCCTCTCGCGACCTACGGTTCTTGGAAATCGCCAATTAGTTCAGATTTGATCGTTTCTAGTAGTATTCGCCTCGGCGCGATCGCCATTGATGGAGGTAATGTCTATTGGAATGAAGGCAGACCACAAGAATTAGGGCGTAATGTGATCATGCGCTATGACATGGATGGTAATTATCGCGAAATGACACCCGCATCAATCAATGTGCGATCGCTAGTCCATGAATACGGCGGCGGCGAATATCTGGTAAGCGATGGACGTATCTATTTCTCTAACTTTAGCGATCGCCGCATTTATCGTAAAGTTGGCGGTGGATCATGCAAACCACTGACGACCGAAAGTGCCTATCGTTATGCCGATTTTGTTTGGAATCGGATTTATGGCAAGTTGATTTGTGTTCGCGAAGATCATACGAGTGGAGGTGAGCCGATTAATACTTTGGTGGCGGTAGATACCAGCAACGGCGAAGATATTCAGGTATTGGTCACAGGAGCAGATTTTTATGCTTCGCCTAGATTGAATTCTACTGGCGATAAACTCGCATGGATTAGTTGGAATCACCCGAATATGCCTTGGGATGGAACTGAACTTTGGGTAGCCGATCTTGTGGAATCAGATACAGGCGTTCTCACAATTCAAAATCCACAACTGGTCGCAGGAGGTACTGAAGAATCTATATTTCAGCCAGAATGGTCACCCGATGGGAAGCTCTACTTTGTTAGCGATCGCACAGGTTGGTGGAATCTTTATCGTACTTCAGTAGAAGATATTGCTATTGAAGCTATCTGTCCAAAGTCTGCTGAGTTTGGTTTACCGCAGTGGGTATTTGGCATGTCTACCTATGACTTTACAGGTGATGGTAAAATCCTCTGTTCCTATACAGAACATGGTAAATCTCATTTAGCAATTCTCGATCCTGCTAATCTAGAAATAGGTTTACAAGAAATCTCTACGCCCTTTAGTTCCATCTCAGGATTGCACTGCGAAGGCGATCACGCTGTTTTTCATGGTGGTTCGGCAACGGAGCCAACTGCGATCATATTAATGGATTTGCGAACAGGAACTTATCAAAAAGTACGGGTTGCCTCAGATCTACAGCTTGACCCAGACTATATTTCCGCAGCTCAGCCGATAGAGTTTCCCACCGAAAATGGGAAGACATCCTATGGATTATTCTATCCTCCGAAAAACAAAGATTTTCAAGCAGATGATTCCGAAAAACCACCTTTGTTAGTCAAAAGTCATGGTGGCCCCACCGCTTCGACTTCAGGAAGTTTAAGCCTCGGCATTCAATATTGGACAAGTCGTGGCTTTGCGGTGCTAGATGTGAACTATGGCGGCAGTACAGGCTATGGACGCGAATATCGCGATCGCCTTAAGGGGAATTGGGGCATCGTCGATGTGGATGACTGCGCAAATGGAGCGAAATTTCTTGCCGATAAGGGTTTAGTAGATGGCGATCGCCTTGCGATTTCGGGAGGGAGTGCTGGCGGCTATACGACACTTTGCGCCTTGACATTTCGCGATGATTTCAAAGCAGGGGCTAGTCATTATGGCATTTGCGATCTCGAAGCTCTTGCTACGGATACCCATAAATTTGAGTCACGCTATCTCGATAGTCTAATCGGCAAATATCCTGAACAGAAAGAAATTTACATTCAGCGATCGCCCATTCATTTCACCGAAAAACTTTCCTGTGCGATCGCCTTTTTCCAAGGTTTAGAAGATAAGGTCGTGCCACCCAATCAAGCGGAAATGATGGTGGATGCTCTACGTCAAAAGGGTTTACCCGTTGCCTACGTTCCCTTTGAAGGCGAACAGCACGGCTTCCGCAAAGCCGAAAATATCAAACGCGCCCTCGATGGTGAGTTCTATTTCTACGCACAAATTTTTGGCTTTTCTCCTGCTGACGAAATTGAAGCGATTGCGATCGAAAATCAATAA
- a CDS encoding ABC transporter ATP-binding protein: MTTTSAIASIPEIADDSRREIVRLNNVCKFYGRDDTLVKALDDVSFVIKEGEYCAIMGASGSGKSTCMNIIGCLDSSTSGQYFLDEQDVSHMEERDLAKVRNLKIGFIFQQYHLLPQLSAMENVMLPMAYANIRPKEQKERAAAALERVAMGHRLNNRPNQMSGGQQQRVAIARAIVNNPVMLLADEPTGALDSHTTQEVMELFGELNASGITVVMVTHEADVARNSHRIIWFRDGQIIHDRLSPSDLNHVI, from the coding sequence ATGACTACTACTAGTGCGATCGCATCAATTCCCGAAATAGCTGATGATTCTCGCCGTGAAATCGTCCGACTGAATAATGTTTGTAAATTTTATGGTCGGGACGATACGCTAGTGAAGGCACTAGATGATGTTAGCTTTGTGATTAAAGAAGGCGAATATTGCGCGATCATGGGTGCTTCTGGCTCGGGTAAATCTACTTGTATGAACATCATTGGTTGCCTTGATAGCAGCACGTCAGGGCAATATTTTCTAGATGAACAAGATGTCTCTCATATGGAGGAACGCGATCTTGCTAAAGTTCGCAATCTCAAAATCGGCTTCATCTTTCAGCAATATCATCTGTTACCACAACTCTCAGCAATGGAGAATGTGATGTTGCCAATGGCTTATGCCAATATTCGTCCTAAGGAACAAAAAGAACGGGCGGCGGCAGCGCTGGAACGGGTTGCGATGGGACATCGGTTAAATAATCGACCGAATCAAATGTCGGGTGGACAACAGCAGAGAGTTGCGATCGCAAGGGCGATCGTTAATAATCCTGTAATGTTGCTAGCCGATGAACCCACAGGGGCGCTAGATTCGCATACTACTCAGGAAGTAATGGAACTATTTGGTGAGTTGAATGCTAGTGGTATTACAGTGGTGATGGTCACACACGAAGCTGATGTAGCTCGAAATTCGCATCGGATTATCTGGTTCCGCGATGGTCAAATCATTCACGATCGCCTCTCGCCGTCGGATCTAAACCATGTAATTTGA